The following coding sequences lie in one Bradyrhizobium sp. G127 genomic window:
- a CDS encoding CpaF family protein: MFGKRSGTEADVRAPQASDRGHDVVAPAAARPGAPAVASPPLAPARPSAPAPAPPVAEARRSDTYYQVKATIFGALIEAIDLAQLAKLDVESAREEIRDIVNEIIAIKNIVMSIAEQEELLDDICNDVLGYGPLEPLLARDDIADIMVNGAGTVFIEVGGKIQKTGIRFRDNQQLLNICQRIVSQVGRRVDESSPICDARLADGSRVNAIVPPLAIDGPALTIRKFKKDKLTLDQLVKFGAITPEGAQILQVIGRVRCNVLISGGTGSGKTTLLNCLTNYIDEDERIITCEDAAELQLQQPHVVRLETRPPNIEGEGQITMRDLVKNCLRMRPERIIVGEVRGPEAFDLLQAMNTGHDGSMGTLHANNPREALSRCESMITMGGYSLPSRTIREMICASIDVIIQAARLRDGSRRITHVTEVMGMEGDTIITQDIFIYDLMGEDINGNIIGRHRSTGIGRPRFWERARYYGEEKRLAAALDAAEVAAPGL, translated from the coding sequence GTGTTTGGTAAGCGTAGCGGAACAGAGGCCGATGTCCGGGCGCCACAGGCCTCGGACCGAGGGCACGATGTCGTCGCGCCCGCCGCCGCGAGGCCGGGTGCTCCCGCCGTGGCGTCGCCGCCGCTCGCTCCCGCGCGGCCGTCCGCGCCCGCGCCTGCACCACCCGTCGCCGAAGCACGGCGCTCGGACACCTATTATCAGGTCAAGGCGACGATTTTCGGAGCGCTGATCGAGGCGATCGATCTGGCGCAGCTCGCAAAGCTCGATGTCGAATCCGCGCGCGAGGAAATCCGCGACATCGTCAACGAGATCATCGCGATCAAGAACATCGTGATGTCGATTGCCGAGCAGGAAGAACTGCTCGACGACATCTGCAACGACGTGCTGGGCTATGGACCGCTCGAACCGCTGCTGGCGCGGGATGACATCGCCGACATCATGGTCAACGGCGCCGGCACCGTCTTCATCGAAGTCGGCGGCAAGATCCAGAAGACCGGCATCCGGTTCCGCGACAACCAGCAGCTTCTCAATATCTGCCAACGCATCGTCAGCCAGGTTGGACGCCGTGTCGATGAATCTTCGCCGATCTGCGACGCGCGCCTCGCCGACGGTTCGCGCGTCAACGCCATCGTGCCACCGCTGGCCATCGATGGCCCTGCGCTCACCATCCGCAAGTTCAAGAAGGACAAGCTGACGCTCGACCAGCTCGTCAAATTCGGCGCGATCACGCCCGAGGGCGCGCAGATCCTGCAAGTCATCGGAAGGGTACGCTGCAACGTCCTGATCTCCGGCGGTACCGGCTCCGGCAAGACCACCCTGCTGAACTGCCTGACCAACTACATTGACGAAGACGAGCGCATCATTACCTGCGAGGACGCAGCGGAACTGCAACTCCAGCAGCCGCATGTGGTCCGCCTCGAAACGCGCCCGCCCAATATCGAGGGCGAGGGTCAGATCACCATGCGCGATCTGGTAAAGAACTGCCTGCGCATGCGGCCGGAACGCATCATCGTCGGTGAAGTCCGCGGCCCGGAGGCGTTCGACCTCTTGCAGGCCATGAACACCGGCCACGACGGCTCGATGGGCACGCTGCACGCCAACAATCCGCGCGAAGCCCTGTCACGCTGCGAATCCATGATCACGATGGGCGGCTACTCGCTGCCCTCACGCACCATTCGCGAAATGATCTGCGCTTCGATCGACGTCATCATTCAGGCCGCGCGCCTACGCGACGGCTCCCGCCGCATCACGCACGTCACGGAGGTGATGGGCATGGAAGGCGATACCATCATCACCCAGGACATCTTCATCTATGACCTGATGGGCGAAGACATCAACGGCAACATCATCGGACGCCACCGTTCGACGGGCATCGGCCGTCCGCGGTTCTGGGAACGCGCACGTTACTACGGTGAAGAAAAGCGGCTGGCCGCGGCGCTCGACGCGGCCGAAGTCGCCGCGCCCGGCTTGTAG
- a CDS encoding Flp family type IVb pilin, whose translation MTKLVARFVKDESGATAIEYGLIASGIALAIIAAVTGTGSKLSGTFQNITNSLK comes from the coding sequence ATGACCAAGCTCGTTGCTCGTTTCGTCAAGGACGAATCCGGCGCCACTGCGATCGAATACGGCCTGATCGCTTCCGGCATCGCTCTTGCCATCATCGCAGCCGTCACCGGCACCGGCTCCAAGCTGTCCGGCACCTTCCAGAACATCACCAATTCGCTCAAGTAA
- the cpaB gene encoding Flp pilus assembly protein CpaB: MNTARIVVLAVAICAGGAAAYLASGSDPVPVAEAPRLETTDVLVARTDIPMGQTVSPGDIQWQSWPSSTASSSFIRRTDRAEAMSQIVGSIARSPFLAGEPIRETKLVKGAGSGFMAAILPTGMRAISTEISPETGAGGFILPNDKVDVILTKREKVPDQSAGTADVINSEIILSNIRVLAIDQTVGEKDGQKVVVGKTATLELKPEQAESLARARQSGTLSLALRSLVDANQPDTSDEGRGKRGSVDIVRYGVPTTMTTRK; this comes from the coding sequence ATGAATACCGCGCGGATTGTCGTTCTCGCTGTTGCTATCTGTGCCGGCGGCGCGGCCGCCTATCTTGCGAGCGGTTCAGATCCGGTGCCGGTCGCGGAAGCCCCACGCCTGGAAACCACGGATGTGCTCGTCGCCCGTACCGACATCCCGATGGGCCAAACGGTCTCGCCGGGGGATATTCAGTGGCAGTCATGGCCCTCTTCCACCGCCAGTTCCAGTTTCATCCGCCGTACCGATCGCGCCGAAGCGATGAGCCAGATCGTCGGCTCGATCGCTCGCTCGCCGTTTCTCGCCGGCGAACCGATCCGCGAGACCAAGCTGGTGAAAGGCGCCGGCTCCGGCTTCATGGCAGCGATACTGCCGACCGGCATGCGCGCGATCTCGACGGAAATCTCGCCGGAAACCGGCGCGGGTGGCTTCATCCTGCCCAACGACAAGGTCGATGTCATCCTGACCAAGCGCGAGAAAGTCCCCGACCAGTCGGCCGGCACGGCAGACGTGATTAATTCCGAAATTATCCTGAGCAACATCCGCGTTCTCGCCATCGACCAGACGGTCGGAGAGAAGGACGGACAGAAGGTCGTGGTCGGCAAGACCGCGACACTGGAACTGAAACCCGAACAGGCGGAGTCACTGGCGCGCGCACGGCAGAGCGGAACGTTGTCTCTCGCGCTGCGCAGCCTCGTCGACGCCAATCAGCCGGATACATCCGACGAGGGCCGCGGCAAGCGCGGCAGCGTCGACATCGTTCGCTACGGTGTTCCCACGACAATGACGACACGAAAGTGA
- a CDS encoding type II secretion system F family protein gives MIDLLIEKFHDIRFMTMLLAAIAASATAYTLITPMFAGEGLAKRMKAVASERERLRQRERERLNRNEKVSLRQTPKQLVQRVVGRLNLGKWLAQEEARDKLVMAGYRGQAPYVTFLFFRLVMPIVFLIGAILYVFVISNMQQSTLMKIGMCIGATWAGMQAPMLFLTNAISKRQLSIKRAFPDALDLLLICIESGMSIEAAFRKVSSEIGSQSIALAEEFSLTTAELSYLQDRKVAYENLAKRTGLEGVKSVCLALQQSERYGTPLGQTLRVMAQENRDMRMNEAEKKAAALPPKLTVPMIVFFLPVLFVVILGPTGIKVTEYMR, from the coding sequence ATGATCGATCTTCTCATCGAGAAATTCCACGACATCCGGTTCATGACGATGCTGCTGGCGGCCATCGCAGCGAGCGCTACGGCCTATACGCTCATCACGCCGATGTTCGCAGGAGAGGGTCTGGCCAAGCGCATGAAGGCGGTCGCCAGCGAACGTGAGCGGCTGCGCCAGCGCGAGCGCGAGCGGCTCAACCGCAACGAGAAGGTTTCGCTGCGCCAGACGCCGAAGCAACTGGTGCAAAGGGTCGTTGGCCGACTCAATCTCGGAAAATGGCTGGCGCAGGAAGAAGCCCGCGACAAGCTGGTGATGGCCGGCTATCGCGGCCAAGCGCCCTACGTGACGTTTCTGTTCTTTCGCCTTGTCATGCCGATCGTCTTCCTGATCGGCGCGATCCTTTACGTGTTCGTCATTTCCAACATGCAGCAGAGCACGCTGATGAAAATCGGCATGTGCATCGGCGCAACATGGGCCGGCATGCAGGCGCCGATGCTGTTCCTGACCAACGCCATCTCGAAGCGCCAGTTGTCGATCAAGCGCGCCTTTCCAGACGCACTCGACCTGCTCCTGATCTGCATCGAATCCGGCATGTCGATCGAAGCCGCTTTCCGCAAGGTCAGCAGCGAAATCGGCAGCCAGTCGATCGCACTGGCCGAGGAATTCTCGCTGACGACGGCAGAACTGTCCTATCTCCAGGACCGCAAGGTGGCTTACGAAAACCTCGCCAAACGGACTGGTCTCGAAGGCGTGAAGTCCGTCTGTCTGGCTCTCCAGCAGTCGGAGCGCTACGGCACGCCACTCGGACAGACACTGCGCGTGATGGCGCAGGAAAACCGCGACATGCGCATGAACGAAGCCGAGAAGAAGGCCGCGGCGTTGCCGCCGAAACTAACCGTGCCGATGATCGTATTCTTCCTCCCCGTGCTGTTCGTGGTCATTCTCGGACCGACCGGCATCAAGGTGACGGAATACATGAGGTGA
- a CDS encoding type II and III secretion system protein family protein, whose protein sequence is MRREGHQAPVRTFMVRALSFAAASALTLNPVLSPVIASDYRAPVAAAAASGGQMNARFLPLGIGKSVVIDLPRDIKDVLVADPKIANAVVRSAQRAYIIGAAVGQTNIIFFDTAGQQIAAYDIAVTRDLNGVRAALKQTFPQADIRIEGVGDGVMLSGSVSNPMEAQQAQEIAARLAGGPDKVVNSIAVRGRDQVMLKVTVAEVQRDIIKQLGIDLSATMNYGTAVVNFNNTNPFTAYGRPLVASNSAIGSFGQTITSAGAVPSVTATMRAMESAGVVRTLAEPNLTAISGESATFVAGGEFPLPKGYTCDPISRACTTQIDFKKFGISLNFTPLVLAEGRISLRVMTEVSELSPDNSITLDQNGSTLTIPSVKTRRAETTLEIPSGGSMAMAGLIQEQTKQAINGLPGLSQVPVLGTLFRSRDFVNRNTELMVLVTPYIVRAVAQKDLSRPDDGFADASDPQSDLLGNINRIYGAPGRTEPNRKYRGTYGFITD, encoded by the coding sequence ATGAGGCGAGAGGGACATCAGGCACCTGTGCGGACCTTCATGGTGCGCGCCCTGTCGTTTGCCGCGGCTTCCGCGCTGACGCTGAACCCCGTTTTGTCGCCTGTCATCGCGAGCGATTACCGCGCGCCTGTCGCGGCGGCGGCCGCGTCCGGCGGCCAGATGAACGCGCGCTTCCTGCCGCTCGGCATCGGAAAGTCCGTCGTCATCGATCTTCCGCGTGACATCAAGGATGTTCTGGTCGCGGACCCCAAGATCGCTAACGCTGTGGTGCGGTCGGCGCAGCGCGCCTATATCATCGGCGCCGCGGTCGGCCAGACCAACATCATCTTTTTCGATACGGCGGGCCAGCAGATCGCAGCTTACGACATCGCGGTCACGCGTGACCTCAATGGCGTCCGCGCCGCGCTGAAGCAGACCTTTCCGCAAGCCGACATCCGAATCGAAGGCGTCGGCGACGGCGTCATGCTGTCGGGCTCGGTGTCCAATCCGATGGAAGCGCAGCAGGCCCAGGAAATCGCAGCACGTCTCGCCGGCGGTCCGGACAAGGTCGTCAACAGCATCGCGGTTCGGGGCCGCGATCAGGTGATGCTGAAGGTCACCGTTGCCGAAGTGCAGCGTGACATCATCAAGCAGCTCGGCATCGACCTTAGCGCGACCATGAACTACGGCACCGCCGTCGTGAACTTCAACAACACAAATCCGTTCACGGCCTATGGACGCCCGCTGGTCGCCAGCAATAGTGCGATTGGCTCGTTCGGCCAGACGATCACATCGGCCGGCGCCGTTCCGTCGGTAACCGCGACCATGCGGGCGATGGAAAGCGCCGGTGTCGTCCGCACCCTCGCAGAGCCGAATCTCACCGCGATCTCCGGAGAATCCGCGACCTTCGTCGCGGGCGGCGAATTTCCGCTACCCAAGGGTTACACCTGCGATCCGATCTCGCGCGCATGTACCACCCAGATCGATTTCAAGAAGTTCGGCATCTCGCTGAATTTCACGCCGCTGGTGCTCGCGGAAGGCCGCATCAGCCTGCGCGTGATGACCGAAGTTTCCGAACTGTCGCCCGATAACTCGATCACGCTGGATCAGAACGGCAGCACCCTCACCATTCCGTCCGTCAAGACCCGCCGCGCCGAGACCACCCTCGAGATCCCGTCGGGCGGTTCGATGGCGATGGCCGGCCTGATTCAGGAACAGACCAAGCAGGCCATCAACGGCCTGCCCGGCTTGTCGCAGGTCCCGGTGCTGGGAACGCTGTTCCGCAGCCGCGACTTCGTCAACCGCAACACCGAACTCATGGTGCTGGTGACGCCGTATATCGTCCGCGCGGTGGCGCAGAAGGATCTGTCGCGGCCTGATGACGGCTTCGCCGACGCCTCCGATCCGCAGTCGGATCTGCTCGGCAACATCAACCGCATCTACGGCGCTCCCGGGCGCACCGAGCCGAACCGCAAGTATCGCGGCACTTACGGCTTCATCACCGACTGA
- a CDS encoding CpaD family pilus assembly protein, producing MTMRVPNLKRSLRVAVALLGASAALGACTHTDQDTVTGSIPNDYRQRHPIVIQEGIRTTEVFVGRARGGLTSAQRSDMAGLAETWLREGTGGITIDMPVNTPNARVATDSLREIQAILSAGGVPPRGITVRNYTPADPRLFATIRVSYPRVMADAGPCGTWPEDLGPSIKNKGYLENRPYYNLGCASQRNLAAMVDNPSDLVQPRSEVPALTSRRNIAFDKYRKGNPTGTVYPEADKAKLSDLGK from the coding sequence ATGACGATGCGAGTACCCAATCTCAAGCGCAGCCTGCGGGTCGCGGTCGCCCTTCTCGGGGCGTCTGCCGCGTTGGGAGCCTGCACGCACACGGATCAGGACACGGTGACGGGCAGCATTCCGAACGACTATCGACAGCGCCATCCAATTGTGATTCAGGAAGGCATCCGCACGACGGAAGTTTTCGTCGGACGGGCACGGGGCGGCCTTACCTCCGCGCAGCGATCGGATATGGCCGGCCTTGCTGAAACCTGGCTGCGGGAAGGCACCGGCGGCATCACCATCGACATGCCGGTCAACACGCCGAACGCTCGTGTCGCGACCGATTCACTGCGCGAGATTCAGGCCATCCTCAGCGCGGGCGGCGTACCGCCCCGCGGCATCACGGTCCGTAACTACACCCCCGCCGATCCCCGGCTGTTCGCGACCATCCGCGTGAGCTATCCGCGCGTGATGGCGGACGCCGGCCCCTGCGGCACTTGGCCGGAGGACCTCGGCCCCTCGATCAAGAACAAGGGCTATCTGGAAAACCGGCCGTACTACAATCTCGGCTGCGCGTCGCAGCGGAACCTTGCCGCGATGGTCGACAATCCGTCCGATCTCGTTCAGCCGCGCAGCGAAGTGCCGGCTCTGACCTCACGGCGCAATATCGCATTCGACAAGTATCGCAAGGGCAATCCGACCGGGACTGTCTATCCTGAAGCCGACAAGGCCAAACTCAGTGATTTGGGCAAATGA
- a CDS encoding AAA family ATPase has product MISYARQDQEDGTAGPAAEEHIAPAPRVSVQAFCETIETAASVQAAGEDRRLDKAHLKIQMGGMAAAVEAYRTAPTPNVILLETDDRSDILSGLDQLATVCDAGTRVIVVGRVNDVTLYRELVRRGISDYMIAPVTPLDVVRSICGLFSVPEAKAVGRIIAVVGAKGGVGASTVAHNVAWAIARDLALDSVVADLDLAFGTAGLDYNQDPPQGIADAVFSPDRIDTAFVDRLLSKCTDHLSLLAAPATLDKVYDFGAEAFDSIFDTLRTTMPCIVLDVPHQWSGWTRRALVNADDILIVATPDLANLRNTKNMFDTLKAARPNDRPPLYCLNQAGVPKRPEISTGEFAKAIESQPIVTIPFEPQIFGAAANNGQMIAEIAANHRTSEMFLQIAQRLTGRGEAKKPRSSFLSPLLEKLRAK; this is encoded by the coding sequence ATGATTAGCTACGCGCGTCAAGATCAGGAAGACGGAACGGCCGGACCCGCCGCCGAGGAGCATATTGCGCCGGCACCGCGGGTCTCCGTCCAAGCCTTCTGCGAAACCATCGAGACCGCGGCGTCCGTACAGGCCGCCGGCGAAGACCGGCGGCTGGACAAAGCCCATCTTAAAATCCAGATGGGCGGCATGGCCGCGGCCGTCGAAGCTTATCGCACTGCCCCGACGCCGAACGTGATCCTGCTCGAAACCGATGACCGCAGCGATATCCTGTCCGGTCTCGACCAACTCGCAACGGTGTGCGACGCCGGCACCCGCGTCATCGTGGTCGGCCGCGTCAACGACGTCACGCTGTACCGCGAACTCGTGCGGCGCGGCATCAGCGACTACATGATCGCGCCCGTCACGCCGCTCGATGTCGTGCGTTCGATCTGTGGGCTTTTCTCGGTTCCCGAAGCCAAGGCTGTCGGACGGATCATCGCCGTTGTCGGCGCCAAAGGCGGCGTCGGCGCATCCACCGTCGCGCATAACGTGGCCTGGGCGATCGCGCGTGATCTCGCGCTGGACTCGGTGGTCGCCGATCTCGATCTGGCGTTCGGAACCGCGGGCCTCGACTACAATCAGGACCCTCCGCAGGGCATTGCCGACGCGGTTTTCTCTCCCGACCGCATCGATACCGCCTTCGTCGACCGTCTGCTGTCGAAATGCACCGATCATCTCAGCCTGCTCGCGGCACCCGCGACGCTGGACAAGGTTTACGATTTCGGCGCCGAGGCCTTCGATTCGATTTTCGATACGCTGCGCACGACGATGCCCTGCATCGTCCTTGACGTGCCGCATCAGTGGTCGGGCTGGACCAGGCGCGCCCTTGTCAACGCCGACGACATCCTGATCGTCGCGACCCCGGACCTCGCCAATCTGCGCAACACCAAGAACATGTTCGATACGCTGAAGGCTGCGCGGCCCAACGACAGGCCGCCGCTGTACTGCCTGAACCAGGCGGGCGTGCCGAAACGGCCCGAGATCAGCACCGGCGAATTCGCCAAGGCCATCGAAAGCCAGCCGATCGTGACCATTCCGTTCGAGCCGCAGATCTTCGGCGCGGCCGCTAACAACGGACAGATGATCGCGGAGATCGCGGCCAACCACCGCACATCCGAGATGTTCCTGCAGATTGCGCAGCGCCTGACCGGCCGTGGCGAAGCCAAGAAGCCGCGTAGTTCCTTTCTTTCGCCTTTGCTCGAGAAACTTCGGGCCAAATAG
- a CDS encoding Flp family type IVb pilin has translation MTKLVARFVKDESGATAIEYGLIASGIALAIIAAVTGTGSKLSGTFQNITDSLK, from the coding sequence ATGACCAAGCTCGTTGCTCGTTTCGTCAAGGACGAATCCGGCGCCACCGCGATCGAATACGGCCTGATCGCTTCCGGCATCGCTCTTGCCATCATCGCAGCCGTTACCGGCACCGGCTCCAAGCTGTCCGGCACCTTCCAGAACATCACCGATTCGCTCAAGTAA
- a CDS encoding type II secretion system F family protein, with the protein MNMQALAMAFLSALTVGGLAWVFIYPLLSGEKQAEKRRASFTAAGPALRVGGDDRMRLRRVQVEDSMKEMEQRLAESKKVSLQTRIAQAGLSWTKQQFIIGSCVLGGAVLIAAIIGGMALLPAIGFGLATGFGLPRWVLGFLKKRREKKFLDALPDAVDIIVRGIKAGLPLFDSLKVVVADSPEPLRSEFASIVETQAIGMPLGEACQRLYERMPLPEANFFGIVISIQTKSGGNLSEALGNLSKVLRDRRKMAAKIQAMSMEAKASAGIIGALPPLVMIMVYIMTPEYISLLWTHPTGRLMLAGCVLWMSAGIFVMKKMINFDF; encoded by the coding sequence ATGAACATGCAGGCGCTGGCAATGGCCTTCCTCTCCGCCCTTACGGTTGGCGGCCTGGCATGGGTTTTCATATATCCGCTGCTCTCCGGCGAGAAGCAGGCAGAGAAACGCCGCGCTTCCTTTACCGCCGCAGGACCAGCTCTGCGCGTCGGCGGCGACGACCGGATGCGCCTGCGCCGCGTGCAGGTCGAAGACTCCATGAAAGAGATGGAGCAGCGGCTCGCCGAATCGAAAAAAGTATCGCTCCAGACCCGGATCGCTCAGGCCGGACTAAGCTGGACGAAACAGCAATTCATCATCGGCTCATGCGTGCTGGGCGGGGCCGTGCTCATCGCGGCGATTATCGGGGGCATGGCGCTGCTGCCCGCGATAGGATTCGGCCTCGCCACGGGTTTCGGACTACCGCGCTGGGTGCTCGGCTTTCTCAAGAAACGCCGCGAAAAGAAATTTCTCGACGCCCTGCCGGATGCGGTCGACATCATCGTGCGCGGCATCAAGGCAGGTCTGCCGCTGTTCGATTCACTCAAGGTCGTCGTGGCCGACTCGCCGGAACCGCTGCGCAGTGAATTCGCCTCCATCGTCGAGACCCAGGCTATCGGCATGCCGCTGGGTGAAGCATGTCAGCGGCTATACGAAAGAATGCCGCTGCCCGAAGCCAACTTCTTCGGAATCGTGATTTCGATTCAAACCAAATCGGGCGGCAACCTGTCGGAAGCACTCGGAAACCTGTCCAAGGTGCTGCGCGACCGCCGCAAGATGGCGGCGAAAATTCAGGCGATGTCGATGGAAGCCAAGGCCTCGGCCGGCATCATCGGCGCGTTGCCGCCGCTCGTGATGATCATGGTTTACATCATGACGCCGGAATACATCTCCCTGCTGTGGACCCATCCGACCGGACGGCTGATGCTCGCCGGATGCGTCCTTTGGATGAGCGCCGGCATCTTCGTGATGAAAAAAATGATCAACTTCGACTTCTGA
- a CDS encoding pilus assembly protein N-terminal domain-containing protein has product MCPVMTLAGTGDEPVEVIVDQAKIIKLPEKVATIVVGNPLIADVTLQPGGMVVVTGKGYGSTNMIAMDRAGGILADRSIQVEGPNDKLVTVFRGLERESYSCTPACQRRVTLGDGQNYFTQTLGQTGSLNGQASAVAGKP; this is encoded by the coding sequence ATGTGTCCCGTGATGACTTTGGCCGGCACCGGTGATGAGCCGGTCGAGGTCATTGTCGATCAGGCAAAGATCATCAAACTTCCGGAGAAGGTTGCAACGATCGTGGTCGGGAATCCGCTGATCGCGGATGTTACACTTCAGCCCGGCGGCATGGTGGTCGTGACCGGTAAGGGCTACGGGTCGACGAACATGATCGCGATGGATCGCGCCGGCGGCATTCTCGCCGATCGTTCGATCCAGGTCGAAGGCCCCAACGACAAGCTGGTTACGGTTTTTCGCGGACTCGAGCGCGAATCTTACAGCTGCACGCCTGCCTGCCAGCGGCGTGTGACGCTGGGCGATGGGCAGAACTATTTTACACAGACGCTCGGCCAGACCGGCTCCCTCAACGGACAGGCAAGTGCCGTCGCCGGAAAACCTTGA
- a CDS encoding prepilin peptidase codes for MILDLARIFLFPALMAFAAASDLFTMTIPNRVSLLLIAGFFALAGFSGMPLSEIGMHVGAGLTVLVVAFACFAFGWMGGGDAKVAAAAGLWFGFPPLAGFLIYASLFGGALTLLMLQFRQWPLPYALGSQEWVQRLHSKDSGIPYGIALALGALMIYPETEWIKAVDLTRFIGH; via the coding sequence ATGATCCTCGACCTCGCCCGCATCTTTCTGTTCCCGGCATTGATGGCTTTTGCCGCGGCGAGCGACCTGTTCACGATGACGATCCCCAATCGCGTGTCGCTGCTGCTGATCGCAGGCTTCTTCGCGCTGGCCGGATTCAGCGGCATGCCACTCTCGGAGATCGGCATGCATGTGGGCGCGGGCCTGACCGTGCTCGTCGTGGCCTTCGCCTGCTTCGCCTTCGGATGGATGGGCGGCGGCGACGCCAAGGTCGCAGCTGCCGCCGGCTTATGGTTCGGTTTCCCGCCGCTGGCGGGCTTCCTCATCTATGCGTCCCTGTTCGGCGGCGCGCTGACGCTGCTGATGCTTCAGTTCCGGCAATGGCCGCTGCCTTACGCGCTGGGTTCCCAGGAATGGGTGCAACGCCTCCACAGCAAGGATAGCGGCATTCCTTACGGCATCGCGCTCGCCCTCGGCGCGCTGATGATCTATCCCGAAACGGAATGGATCAAGGCCGTCGACCTGACCCGCTTCATCGGCCACTGA
- a CDS encoding tetratricopeptide repeat protein, whose translation MRHSSAFSRYLGSVAYAAILAVGLAGCQTVASSPDVTGSVNARAEADPNGRSRADIDALGERYRANPRDAAVALQYGQSLRQNGQRQQAVAVLEQATIVNAGNKQLLAAYGRALADNGNFQQAFDILSRAHSPANPDWRILSVQGTTLDQQGKHEDARRYYASALKIAPEEPSVLSNLGMSYVLSKDLPKAEQVLRRAYQRGASDARVRQNLALAIGLQGRFAEAEAIVKADLPPDQAEANVAYLKQMLGDGRGPKTTAAAESGRS comes from the coding sequence CGGCCATTCTGGCCGTCGGCCTTGCAGGATGCCAGACTGTCGCGAGTTCGCCGGACGTGACCGGATCGGTCAATGCGCGGGCCGAGGCTGATCCGAACGGACGCTCGCGGGCCGACATAGACGCTCTGGGCGAGCGCTATCGCGCCAACCCGCGCGACGCTGCCGTCGCCCTTCAATACGGTCAATCACTGCGGCAGAACGGACAGCGCCAGCAGGCTGTCGCGGTACTGGAGCAGGCGACCATCGTCAATGCCGGCAACAAGCAATTGCTGGCGGCTTATGGCCGCGCGCTAGCAGACAACGGAAACTTTCAGCAGGCCTTCGATATCCTCTCACGCGCCCATTCTCCCGCGAATCCGGACTGGCGCATCCTGTCGGTCCAGGGCACCACGCTCGATCAGCAGGGCAAGCATGAGGATGCGAGGCGCTATTACGCCAGTGCGCTGAAGATCGCTCCCGAAGAGCCATCGGTGTTGTCCAATCTCGGCATGTCCTATGTCCTGTCCAAGGATCTGCCCAAGGCCGAACAGGTTTTGCGCAGGGCTTACCAGCGCGGCGCGTCCGATGCCCGTGTTCGTCAGAATCTGGCGTTGGCCATCGGGCTGCAAGGCCGTTTCGCCGAGGCCGAGGCTATTGTGAAGGCGGATCTGCCGCCCGATCAGGCCGAAGCCAATGTTGCCTATCTGAAGCAAATGCTTGGCGACGGCCGCGGGCCGAAGACGACGGCAGCAGCGGAGTCCGGCCGGTCCTAG